A region of Stigmatopora nigra isolate UIUO_SnigA chromosome 6, RoL_Snig_1.1, whole genome shotgun sequence DNA encodes the following proteins:
- the mnd1 gene encoding meiotic nuclear division protein 1 homolog, which translates to MSKKKGLSLEEKRSRMMEIFFETKDVFQLKDIEKIAPKTKGITLMSVKDVLQSLVDDNMVDCERLGTCNYYWAFPSKAVHARELKLDQLNKQVSEAKQRQSSLQEAIEKAKEGREDTKERSAMLKEFQTLTEERAQLQTQLEKYHDCDPQVVEDMKKSNTVAKIAVSRWTDNVFAIKSWTKKKFAFDNSHIDKAFGIPEDFDYMD; encoded by the exons ATG TCGAAAAAGAAAGGATTaagtttggaggagaaaagaagTCGCATGATGGAAATTTTCTTTGAAACA AAAGACGTATTCCAGTTGAAAGACATCGAGAAGATTGCCCCTAAAACAAAGGGAATAA CACTAATGTCAGTGAAGGACGTGCTGCAAAGCCTGGTGGACGACAACATGGTGGACTGTGAGCGTTTGGGCACATGCAACTACTACTGGGCTTTCCCCAGCAAAGCTGTGCACGCCCGTGAGCTTAAACTGGATCAATTGAACAAACAG GTATCTGAGGCAAAGCAGCGGCAAAGTTCCCTGCAGGAGGCCATTGAAAAAGCTAAAGAAGGAAGGGAGGATACG AAAGAGAGGAGCGCCATGTTGAAGGAGTTTCAGACTCTGACAGAAGAGCGAGCTCAGCTCCAGACTCAGTTGGAAAAGTACCATGATTGTGACCCACAAGTTGTTGAGGATATGA AAAAGTCAAACACCGTTGCCAAAATAGCTGTTTCCAGGTGGACAG ACAACGTCTTTGCCATAAAGTCATGGACTAAGAAAAAGTTTGCGTTTGACAATAGTCACATCGACAAAGCCTTCGGGATCCCCGAGGACTTTGACTACATGGACTGA